A part of Sinorhizobium chiapasense genomic DNA contains:
- a CDS encoding sensor domain-containing protein: MTEPRKPIDIGNGPTTQDSLAPDAMDQVPAGVIRVDRGDVICAANAPALRMLGRTAEEVIGAPISAFVHGEDFPTVVAFERAEEPTIVRFLGASGALSMLVSLARLPEAPGADAQTILTMLPADGLVSEIASLRKDETRWKYALESALEGVWDHDFETGNLFYSSTWRRLRGLADDAEVDGTLHKWIENVHPDDRAHVLACIERQDSGEVQFNTFQYRERHADGRWVWIESRGASVAYGPDGKPCRIIGTDTDITARKEAEARLAEVSRRLQLALDISRIGVFEHNLDTGVSHWDEAMFRMYGLDPAGQAPSSAGWESVLHPDDKAAAIRRVNDAIVSGTPFNNAFRIIRPDGAVRHIRSNAAFHTDLDGATRLVGANWDVTDDIALQEELRRAKSFAEARNCELEAARVSIEYNALHDHLTDLPNRRYLDRVLTEARVVNAILHIDLDRFKQINDTLGHQAGDAMLVHAASVLSSHAGSDDFIARIGGDEFVIVCRSGRDSTELAELAGRIIQAFRRPVPYAGQLCRLGASIGVALDGGRLTHPRQLLMDADIALYRAKSLGRDRFELFSDEMQNQILTAKRIGDELREALERRQFIPYYQPQFDARTLEITGVETLVRWNHPHRGVLAPMQFLKVAEDINLLAAIDRMVVEMAHADFGVWQRRGLAVPKISVNISSRRLRDPQLVSDLREMKIPHGVMSFELLESIFLDEFEDEVAETIAALNDLGIDIEIDDFGTGHASIIGLLKLNPARLKIDRALVGPVTQNSKQQKLVRAIIDIGHSLNIKVVAEGVETWAHAALLADIGCDVLQGYALAKPMSRQDFEKFAQGGFSVPRSLSEARRMR; this comes from the coding sequence GTGACCGAGCCGCGGAAACCAATCGACATCGGCAACGGGCCGACGACACAAGACAGCTTGGCGCCGGACGCGATGGATCAAGTCCCGGCGGGTGTCATCCGTGTCGATAGAGGCGATGTCATATGCGCCGCCAATGCGCCCGCACTCCGGATGCTCGGGCGGACAGCCGAAGAGGTTATCGGCGCACCGATCTCCGCATTCGTTCATGGCGAAGATTTTCCGACAGTCGTTGCATTCGAGCGAGCGGAGGAGCCGACGATCGTCCGCTTCCTCGGTGCATCGGGCGCGCTTTCCATGCTCGTTTCGCTGGCCCGTCTGCCTGAAGCACCAGGAGCCGACGCGCAGACTATACTGACAATGCTTCCGGCCGACGGCCTCGTTTCGGAAATCGCAAGCCTGCGTAAGGACGAGACACGTTGGAAATATGCCCTTGAAAGCGCGTTGGAAGGCGTCTGGGATCACGACTTCGAAACCGGCAATCTGTTCTATTCCTCGACCTGGCGGCGCCTGCGAGGACTGGCGGACGACGCGGAGGTCGACGGCACGCTCCACAAGTGGATCGAAAACGTCCATCCGGACGACCGCGCGCACGTGCTCGCGTGCATTGAGCGGCAGGACTCCGGTGAAGTCCAGTTCAACACATTCCAATACCGGGAGCGCCATGCGGACGGACGCTGGGTCTGGATCGAGAGCCGCGGCGCATCGGTCGCTTACGGCCCCGACGGCAAGCCATGCCGCATCATCGGCACCGACACCGATATAACCGCGCGCAAGGAAGCGGAGGCCCGGCTCGCCGAAGTTTCGCGCCGCCTGCAATTGGCACTCGACATTTCAAGGATCGGCGTCTTCGAGCACAATCTCGACACGGGCGTTTCGCACTGGGACGAGGCCATGTTCCGGATGTACGGCCTGGACCCTGCCGGCCAAGCGCCCTCGTCTGCCGGTTGGGAGAGCGTTTTGCATCCGGATGACAAGGCCGCCGCGATCAGACGCGTCAACGACGCGATTGTCAGCGGCACGCCTTTCAACAATGCGTTCCGCATTATCAGGCCCGATGGAGCCGTCCGTCACATTCGCTCCAATGCCGCTTTCCACACCGACCTGGACGGTGCAACGAGGCTCGTTGGCGCCAATTGGGACGTGACGGATGATATCGCGCTGCAGGAGGAATTGAGGCGGGCAAAGTCCTTTGCCGAGGCGCGCAACTGTGAACTTGAGGCGGCGCGTGTCAGCATCGAGTACAACGCGCTCCACGACCATCTGACGGATCTGCCGAACCGCCGCTATCTCGATCGGGTCCTGACGGAAGCGCGTGTCGTCAACGCCATTCTTCATATCGACCTGGATCGCTTCAAGCAGATCAACGATACGCTCGGTCACCAGGCCGGCGATGCCATGCTCGTTCACGCGGCGAGCGTGCTGAGTTCACACGCCGGGAGCGACGATTTCATTGCCCGCATCGGTGGCGACGAATTCGTCATCGTGTGCCGCAGCGGCCGGGATTCGACGGAGCTCGCAGAGCTTGCCGGGCGCATCATCCAGGCATTTCGCCGTCCCGTCCCCTACGCCGGTCAATTGTGCCGCCTCGGCGCGAGCATCGGCGTTGCCCTGGACGGAGGCAGGCTCACCCATCCCCGGCAGCTCCTGATGGATGCCGACATCGCGCTTTATCGCGCCAAGAGCCTTGGCCGGGACCGGTTTGAACTCTTTTCCGACGAGATGCAGAACCAGATTCTGACCGCAAAGCGGATCGGCGACGAGCTGCGCGAGGCGCTCGAAAGAAGGCAGTTCATTCCCTATTACCAACCTCAGTTCGACGCCCGAACTCTGGAGATCACGGGCGTTGAGACCCTGGTGCGTTGGAACCATCCGCACCGCGGCGTGCTGGCGCCCATGCAATTCCTGAAAGTCGCCGAAGACATCAATCTTCTCGCAGCAATAGACCGGATGGTGGTCGAAATGGCTCATGCCGACTTTGGTGTCTGGCAGCGCCGGGGGCTCGCCGTCCCCAAGATTTCGGTCAACATATCCTCACGCCGCCTGCGCGACCCTCAACTGGTGTCGGACCTGCGGGAGATGAAGATCCCGCATGGCGTCATGTCGTTCGAGCTGCTCGAATCGATCTTTCTCGACGAGTTCGAGGATGAAGTTGCGGAAACGATCGCGGCCTTGAACGACCTCGGCATAGACATCGAGATCGATGATTTTGGCACCGGTCACGCGTCGATCATCGGGCTCCTCAAGCTCAACCCGGCGCGGCTCAAGATCGATCGCGCACTGGTAGGGCCGGTCACGCAAAACAGCAAACAGCAAAAGCTGGTGCGCGCCATCATCGACATCGGCCATTCGCTGAACATCAAGGTGGTCGCCGAAGGGGTCGAAACCTGGGCCCACGCCGCGCTTCTCGCCGATATCGGCTGCGACGTCCTGCAAGGCTATGCACTGGCGAAGCCAATGAGCCGGCAGGATTTCGAGAAATTTGCCCAGGGCGGGTTCAGCGTTCCGCGCAGCCTTTCAGAAGCGCGCCGGATGCGGTGA
- a CDS encoding RBBP9/YdeN family alpha/beta hydrolase — MKVSEADILIVPGYTNSGPAHWQSRWERKLSTARRVEQAEWSKPVREDWVARMVEAVNSAERPVVIVAHSLGVATAIHALPHCAKKIAGAFLVAPPDVANPKIRPKHLMTFGPYPRDPLPFPSLVVASRDDPFGSYEHAGDIANAWGSFLVDAGEAGHINAESGHGPWPEGTMVFAQFLSRLRP; from the coding sequence ATGAAGGTATCCGAAGCTGACATCCTGATCGTGCCGGGCTACACCAATTCCGGCCCGGCCCATTGGCAAAGCCGCTGGGAGCGAAAGCTCTCGACGGCACGCCGTGTCGAGCAGGCCGAGTGGTCGAAACCTGTGCGCGAGGATTGGGTGGCGCGGATGGTCGAGGCCGTCAATTCGGCCGAAAGGCCTGTCGTCATCGTCGCGCATTCCTTGGGTGTCGCCACAGCGATCCATGCTCTGCCCCATTGCGCGAAGAAGATCGCAGGCGCTTTCCTGGTCGCGCCGCCGGACGTCGCCAATCCCAAGATACGCCCGAAGCATCTGATGACCTTCGGCCCCTACCCGCGCGATCCCCTGCCCTTCCCGTCGCTAGTGGTGGCAAGCCGCGACGACCCGTTCGGATCCTACGAGCACGCCGGAGACATCGCCAACGCCTGGGGCTCGTTCTTGGTCGATGCCGGCGAGGCCGGACATATCAATGCCGAATCCGGTCACGGCCCTTGGCCCGAGGGCACGATGGTGTTTGCGCAGTTCCTCAGCCGGCTGCGGCCGTAG
- a CDS encoding DUF1476 domain-containing protein yields the protein MTTMQDREKGFEAKFALDAELKFKAEARRNRLLGLWAAGLLNKADPEAYATEIITMDLAATGHEDVVRKIKADFDAAGVAQSEDEIRFRMMEFLAQAMEQIQND from the coding sequence ATGACCACGATGCAGGATCGCGAAAAGGGCTTCGAGGCGAAGTTTGCTCTGGACGCAGAGCTGAAGTTCAAGGCGGAAGCACGCCGCAACAGGCTGCTCGGTCTTTGGGCCGCTGGTCTCTTGAACAAGGCCGATCCGGAAGCCTATGCAACGGAGATCATCACCATGGACCTCGCAGCGACCGGTCACGAGGACGTGGTACGCAAGATCAAGGCCGACTTCGATGCCGCCGGCGTCGCACAGTCGGAAGACGAAATCCGCTTTCGGATGATGGAGTTTCTCGCTCAGGCGATGGAGCAGATTCAGAACGACTGA
- a CDS encoding DUF1127 domain-containing protein — protein MYTTNTIVAIQSVRPRALAPRKARFVYEHQSPARNVFSRLWHHYCALAAKRRSRLALEELSRYQLNDIGVTEEEARREAAIPFWRSRL, from the coding sequence ATGTATACAACGAATACAATTGTTGCGATTCAATCCGTGCGGCCGCGGGCGTTGGCGCCCCGCAAGGCGCGCTTCGTTTACGAGCATCAGAGCCCGGCACGGAATGTGTTCTCACGGCTCTGGCACCACTATTGCGCACTGGCCGCGAAGAGGCGCAGTCGCCTGGCGCTTGAAGAATTGAGCAGGTACCAGCTCAACGATATCGGCGTGACGGAGGAGGAAGCACGGCGAGAGGCGGCCATTCCTTTCTGGCGCTCGCGGCTCTGA
- the purC gene encoding phosphoribosylaminoimidazolesuccinocarboxamide synthase: protein MNRRRRIYEGKAKILYEGPEPGTLIQFFKDDATAFNKKKHDVIDGKGVLNNRISEYIFTHLNKIGIPTHFIRRLNMREQLIKEVEIIPLEIVVRNVAAGSLAKRLGIEEGTVLPRSIIEFYYKADALDDPMVSEEHITAFGWASPQELDDIMALAIRINDFLSGLFLGVGIQLVDFKIECGRLFEGDMMRIVLADEISPDSCRLWDVETKEKMDKDRFRRDMGGLVEAYQEVARRLGIINENEPPRGSGPVLVK, encoded by the coding sequence ATGAATCGTCGCCGCCGTATCTACGAGGGCAAGGCCAAGATCCTTTACGAGGGTCCGGAACCGGGCACGCTTATCCAGTTTTTCAAGGATGACGCGACCGCTTTCAACAAGAAGAAGCACGATGTCATCGACGGTAAGGGTGTGCTGAACAACCGGATCTCCGAGTACATATTCACCCATCTGAACAAGATCGGCATTCCGACGCATTTTATCCGCCGTTTGAACATGCGCGAGCAGTTGATCAAGGAAGTGGAAATCATTCCGCTCGAGATCGTCGTGCGCAATGTCGCCGCCGGTTCGCTCGCGAAGCGCCTCGGCATCGAGGAAGGCACCGTGCTGCCACGCTCGATCATCGAATTCTACTACAAGGCCGACGCGCTCGACGACCCGATGGTGTCTGAAGAGCACATCACCGCCTTTGGCTGGGCAAGCCCGCAGGAACTTGATGACATCATGGCGCTCGCCATCCGCATCAACGATTTCCTGTCCGGTCTTTTCCTCGGCGTCGGCATCCAGCTCGTCGATTTCAAGATCGAATGCGGACGCCTGTTTGAAGGCGATATGATGCGCATCGTCCTTGCCGACGAGATTTCTCCGGATAGCTGCCGCCTCTGGGATGTCGAAACCAAGGAAAAGATGGACAAAGACCGGTTCCGCCGCGACATGGGCGGCCTCGTCGAAGCCTATCAGGAGGTGGCGCGCCGCCTCGGCATCATCAACGAGAACGAGCCGCCGCGCGGCTCCGGCCCGGTGTTGGTCAAGTAA
- a CDS encoding aminotransferase-like domain-containing protein, which yields MTTWLPDIQQGQGPLYARIADQIEQAIGSGTLPVGRKLPPQRNLAFDIGVTIGTIGRAYNIVRERGLVSGEVGRGTYVLDHPESRPPEQADPLTTSLAGTRPINAPAGKLRFDSTAAPDVGQGDVLAKLLGDISREHHADIASYARNFPDDWFEAGCQWLARGNFRPARETIVPTLGAHAAVIAVISAVTSPGDRIAFETLTYSQVSRSTGLIGRRTALVESDEFGLVPDDFERVCAQQHPKLAFLMPSAQNPTVAVMPLDRRVAVAEIARKYGVWLVEDEVYGSMTGDRVPLVAELAPERTFLVGGLSKSVAAGVRGGWVACPPHFSQRVRIAHKMVSGGLPFILAELCARLVLSGAASALRNRAVEEITARETMAREVFSGLEFNSHPKVPFLWLKLPDPWLSGTFKQAALQEGVLVDDEDEFKAGRAERAFHRIRVGFSSPPERSEVRRGFQVLRRLLDSGRTGYDSFD from the coding sequence ATGACAACTTGGCTGCCCGATATACAGCAGGGCCAAGGCCCCCTCTACGCCCGGATCGCCGATCAAATCGAGCAGGCGATCGGCAGCGGGACCTTGCCTGTGGGAAGGAAGCTGCCGCCACAGCGCAATCTTGCCTTCGACATCGGCGTGACGATCGGCACGATCGGTCGGGCCTACAACATTGTCCGCGAACGAGGACTCGTCAGCGGTGAAGTCGGCCGCGGCACCTATGTCCTCGATCACCCGGAAAGCCGCCCGCCCGAGCAGGCCGATCCTTTGACAACGTCACTGGCTGGAACGCGGCCGATCAACGCGCCGGCGGGCAAGTTGCGTTTCGACAGCACGGCGGCGCCGGACGTCGGCCAGGGTGACGTTCTGGCGAAACTGCTGGGTGACATCAGCCGCGAGCACCATGCGGATATCGCGAGCTACGCCCGCAATTTCCCGGACGACTGGTTCGAGGCGGGCTGCCAGTGGCTCGCGCGCGGCAATTTCCGGCCCGCCCGCGAGACCATCGTGCCGACGCTCGGTGCCCATGCCGCCGTCATTGCAGTGATCTCAGCTGTCACCTCCCCCGGCGACCGGATTGCCTTCGAAACATTGACCTATTCACAGGTCAGCCGCAGTACGGGCCTGATCGGTCGTCGGACGGCACTGGTGGAAAGCGACGAATTCGGCCTCGTTCCGGACGACTTCGAACGCGTCTGCGCCCAGCAACATCCGAAACTCGCCTTCCTCATGCCGAGCGCCCAGAACCCGACCGTTGCCGTCATGCCGCTGGACAGGCGCGTGGCGGTGGCCGAGATCGCGCGAAAGTACGGCGTTTGGCTGGTCGAGGATGAAGTTTATGGTTCGATGACGGGTGATCGCGTGCCGTTGGTCGCAGAACTGGCACCGGAACGGACCTTCCTCGTTGGAGGCCTGTCGAAGTCCGTTGCGGCCGGCGTTCGCGGCGGCTGGGTCGCCTGTCCGCCGCATTTCAGCCAACGGGTCCGCATCGCGCACAAGATGGTGAGCGGCGGGCTTCCCTTCATTCTTGCCGAGCTTTGCGCGCGCTTGGTTCTATCAGGCGCCGCATCCGCCTTGCGTAACCGCGCCGTTGAGGAAATCACTGCGCGTGAAACGATGGCGCGCGAAGTCTTTTCCGGACTCGAGTTCAATTCCCACCCGAAGGTGCCCTTCCTCTGGCTGAAGTTGCCGGATCCCTGGCTTTCGGGGACCTTCAAGCAGGCGGCGCTGCAGGAAGGCGTGCTGGTCGACGACGAGGACGAGTTCAAGGCTGGGCGCGCGGAGCGTGCCTTCCATCGCATCCGCGTCGGCTTTTCTTCGCCGCCCGAGCGGTCCGAAGTGCGTAGAGGATTTCAAGTCCTACGGCGACTGCTCGACAGCGGCCGCACCGGCTACGACAGCTTTGATTGA
- a CDS encoding DUF1330 domain-containing protein: MAKGYWVASVDVTDPEGYKAYIAENANAFRKYGARFLARGGQCEMPEGKLRSRVVVIEFPTYSAALECYRSPEYAKAMALRLGKSVMDLAIVEGYDSPQPSAS; the protein is encoded by the coding sequence ATGGCGAAAGGATACTGGGTGGCCTCGGTCGATGTTACCGATCCAGAGGGGTACAAAGCATACATTGCCGAGAATGCGAATGCTTTTCGAAAGTACGGTGCACGCTTTCTCGCCCGCGGCGGTCAGTGCGAGATGCCCGAGGGAAAGCTGCGCTCGCGCGTTGTTGTGATCGAGTTCCCCACCTACAGCGCGGCGCTGGAGTGCTATCGTTCGCCGGAATACGCGAAAGCCATGGCGCTGAGACTGGGCAAGTCGGTGATGGATCTGGCAATCGTCGAAGGTTACGACAGCCCGCAGCCGTCAGCGTCTTGA
- the purQ gene encoding phosphoribosylformylglycinamidine synthase subunit PurQ: MKSAVVQLPGLNRDRDMIAALTKISGHKPVTVWQTETEIPDVDLIVIPGGFSYGDYLRCGAIAARMPVMQAIKARADQGVKVLGVCNGFQILLEAGLLPGALMRNASLKFVCREVKLEVVNADTDFTRAYSKGQVIRSPVAHHDGNYFADAETLKAIEGSGQVVFRYADGTNPNGSINDIAGVMNAKGNVLGMMPHPENLIEAAHGGSDGRGIFASALDVIAA; this comes from the coding sequence ATGAAGTCTGCCGTCGTCCAGCTCCCCGGTCTCAACCGCGATCGCGATATGATCGCGGCGCTCACCAAGATCTCCGGCCATAAGCCTGTGACCGTTTGGCAGACGGAAACGGAAATTCCGGACGTCGACCTGATCGTCATACCGGGCGGCTTTTCCTATGGCGACTACCTGCGCTGCGGTGCGATCGCCGCGCGCATGCCGGTGATGCAGGCGATCAAGGCCAGGGCCGATCAGGGCGTCAAGGTTCTCGGCGTTTGCAACGGCTTCCAGATCCTGCTTGAAGCAGGCCTCCTGCCCGGCGCCCTGATGCGCAATGCCTCGTTGAAGTTCGTCTGCCGCGAGGTCAAGCTCGAAGTCGTCAACGCCGACACGGATTTCACGCGCGCCTATTCGAAGGGACAGGTCATCCGCAGCCCCGTTGCCCATCATGACGGCAACTATTTCGCCGATGCAGAAACGCTGAAGGCAATCGAGGGCAGCGGTCAGGTTGTGTTCCGTTACGCTGACGGCACCAATCCGAACGGATCGATCAACGACATTGCCGGCGTCATGAATGCGAAAGGCAACGTGCTTGGGATGATGCCGCATCCGGAAAACCTGATCGAGGCGGCACATGGCGGTTCAGACGGACGCGGGATCTTCGCCTCCGCCCTCGATGTAATCGCTGCTTAA
- a CDS encoding acyloxyacyl hydrolase, with translation MAHPRSFAGQGKFSHFAVALFFSTGLAAHASQAKAAEGIFDEIRFGATTSIGDGDNHESGVFPSFTIFFDPLGADSATGIAEKILRPRIHAGASIATSSSGVNEVYGGFSWDADLTERLFVELGVGATVHDGDLNDDGTSGPKLGCRLLFREYAAAGYRFDDHWNLSATLEHASNADVCNGPNDGLTRAGLMLGYKF, from the coding sequence ATGGCGCACCCACGCTCGTTTGCAGGTCAGGGCAAGTTTTCGCATTTCGCGGTCGCCCTGTTCTTTTCGACCGGGCTCGCGGCGCACGCATCTCAAGCGAAGGCGGCAGAAGGCATCTTCGATGAAATACGCTTCGGCGCCACCACATCGATTGGGGACGGAGACAATCACGAGAGCGGCGTCTTCCCGTCCTTCACGATCTTCTTCGATCCTCTCGGAGCCGACAGCGCGACTGGTATTGCCGAAAAGATCCTGCGGCCGCGTATTCACGCCGGTGCGTCGATCGCAACGTCTTCCAGCGGCGTGAACGAGGTCTATGGTGGTTTCAGCTGGGATGCCGATCTCACTGAACGGCTTTTCGTCGAACTTGGCGTCGGTGCCACCGTTCACGACGGCGACTTGAACGATGACGGTACGAGCGGGCCGAAGCTTGGCTGTCGCTTGCTGTTTCGCGAATACGCGGCCGCCGGCTATCGCTTCGACGATCATTGGAATCTCTCGGCCACGCTAGAACATGCGTCGAATGCCGATGTTTGCAACGGCCCCAATGACGGCCTGACGCGTGCGGGCCTGATGCTCGGCTACAAGTTTTGA
- a CDS encoding DUF2189 domain-containing protein yields MTTFHVLSGANARVSHPGIRKIGIADVFDALRLGLNDFREKPSHYVFLCLIYPIAGAVLITWSAGANMLPLLYPLASGFALIGPVAAIGLYEISRRRELGMDASWPHALRLHRSPALPSILAVAGVLFIIFIAWLLVAQALYVRIFGTVPPNSISAFWNSIIGTEEGWNLIVVGNAVGFVFAVIVLSISVVSFPLLLDRDVGAVAAVETSIRATLTNPVPVACWGLIIAAGLVIGSIPVFVGLAVIMPIFGHATWHLYRKMVEPDPAGRKA; encoded by the coding sequence ATGACAACCTTCCATGTCCTGTCGGGGGCGAATGCGAGAGTCTCGCATCCCGGAATACGAAAGATTGGCATTGCGGATGTGTTCGATGCGTTGCGTCTCGGGCTGAATGATTTTCGCGAGAAGCCGTCGCATTATGTTTTCTTGTGCTTGATATACCCTATCGCCGGTGCAGTACTGATAACCTGGAGCGCGGGCGCAAACATGCTGCCGCTGCTCTATCCGCTTGCTTCCGGCTTCGCCCTCATCGGTCCTGTCGCGGCAATCGGCCTCTACGAGATCAGCCGGCGCCGTGAGTTGGGCATGGATGCGTCATGGCCGCACGCCTTGCGGCTGCACCGTTCGCCGGCGCTGCCCTCGATTTTGGCGGTTGCTGGCGTGCTGTTCATTATCTTCATTGCCTGGCTTCTGGTTGCACAGGCGCTTTATGTGAGGATTTTCGGAACGGTACCGCCGAATTCGATTTCGGCCTTCTGGAACAGCATTATCGGCACGGAAGAGGGTTGGAATCTCATTGTTGTCGGCAACGCCGTCGGCTTTGTCTTCGCCGTGATCGTGCTGTCGATCAGCGTGGTTTCGTTCCCGCTGCTGCTCGACCGCGATGTCGGCGCAGTCGCGGCGGTCGAGACTTCGATCCGCGCGACGCTTACCAATCCGGTGCCGGTCGCCTGCTGGGGCCTCATCATCGCAGCGGGACTGGTGATCGGCTCGATTCCGGTCTTCGTCGGCCTGGCCGTGATCATGCCGATCTTTGGCCACGCCACATGGCATCTCTATCGGAAGATGGTGGAACCGGATCCGGCCGGCCGCAAGGCCTGA
- the purS gene encoding phosphoribosylformylglycinamidine synthase subunit PurS, which yields MIKARVTVTLKNGVLDPQGKAIEGALGALGFDGIGQVRQGKVFDLQIETGDKAKAEADLKAMCEKLLANTVIENYTISLA from the coding sequence GTGATCAAAGCACGTGTAACCGTGACGCTCAAAAACGGCGTTCTCGACCCTCAGGGCAAGGCAATCGAGGGTGCGCTCGGTGCGCTCGGTTTTGACGGCATCGGCCAGGTTCGCCAGGGCAAGGTCTTCGATCTGCAGATCGAAACAGGCGACAAGGCCAAGGCGGAAGCCGACCTCAAGGCCATGTGCGAGAAGCTGCTGGCCAATACTGTCATTGAGAACTACACCATCTCCCTCGCCTGA